The genomic segment NNNNNNNNNNNNNNNNCACGCATTTAGCTTCGCCTCTTTTAGAAAATCAAGCGCCTGATAGACTCCGTTCTTCTCTTCACCGTTCAGGCCGGACCTTTTAGAAGCGCCCTGACCGCTGGCGATAAATACGGCCTTGAACCCATCTTTAAGTAGCTCTGAAGGCGATGAGACATCTTTTCCTGTCTGAAATTCAACGCCCAATTTTTTAACGAACTCTATTTCAAGATCGAGCATCTTGGTTGGAAGCCTGAAATCGGGTATCACCTGCCTGAGCATTCCGCCGACGGCGGGACCCTTTTCAAAAACGACCGGAAGATGACCGCGATTCGCAAGCTCGGCGGCACATGCAAGACCCGCCGGCCCGCTCCCGATTATCGCCACCTTTGCGCCGGTGCCGCTCG from the Deltaproteobacteria bacterium CG11_big_fil_rev_8_21_14_0_20_49_13 genome contains:
- a CDS encoding dihydropyrimidine dehydrogenase; this encodes MVKIDLNWALSEAQRCLLCDDAPCFCGCPAGVNPKRFIRKLRFGNIKGAIRELRGVNVLAGSCSYICPCQNTCMGKCTSEKLSEPVNIIGIQRAICEWELANGMVEPESSSGTGAKVAIIGSGPAGLACAAELANRGHLPVVFEKGPAVGGMLRQVIPDFRLPTKMLDLEIEFVKKLGVEFQTGKDVSSPSELLKDGFKAVFIASGQGASKRSGLNGEEKNGVYQALDFLKEAKLNA